The segment GAAGAAGGCGTCCGGGTCGCCGACGGCGCGCCGGCCGAGGTCGGCGACGGCCTCCAGCAGGGCGGCCGGGTCGGGGTGGGCGTCCAGCTCCTCGGCGGGCCGGGTGAGCCGGGGCAGGAAGTCGGCCAGGAACTCCTCGTCGGTGGCGGGGCGGGCGGGGGAGGTCGGCGTGGGCATGCGGCTGGTTCTCCTCGGGAGCTCCGCGGCGGGCTGCCGCGTTCCGTCGGTGGGACCAGCCTTCCGGCCGGTCCTGTACGACGTCTGGTGGACGGGCTATATCTGCGGGTCAGCGGCCCCGGGCGAGGCCGGACAGGTGGGCGGCCAGGGCGTCGACGGTGTTGACGTCCCACACCAGCGTCGGGTCGACCGACAGGTGCAGGGCGTCCTCGATGTCGCCGCACAGGGCGAAGGCGTAGACCGAGTCCAGGCCGTACTCGGTGAGCGGCACGGCCGGGTCGATCTCCTCGGCCGGGCGCTGCAGGTAGTAGGCGACGCGGTCGGCGATCCAGCCGCGGATCTCCTCGGCGGTGGCGGGGGCGGCGGACTCGGCGGCGGGTGCGGACATGCGGGTCTCCTGGGTTCGGTTCGGTGGGGTCGTGAGGAACGGGCCTGCTCAGCCCGGGATGTGACGGGCCGTCAGGTCGAACAGGCAGCGGTCGGCGAAGCGCTCGACGGCCCGGTCGAACAGCTGCCGGTCCAGGTCGGCGCGCTCGGCGGCGGTGAGCACGGACCGGCCGGGCAGCCGCCGGTCGAGCCGGTCGAGGGCGGCCAGCAGGGCGGCCTCGTCCTGGAGTTCGGGGCGCGGGCCGCCCTGTCCGTGCCACCACACGCCGAGCACCGCGGCGGCGGCCAGCACCACGGTGTAGCGGCCGGCCGCGGCGTGGGCGCGCGGGGACGCGCCGATGGTGATGTCCTGCGGGGCGAGCGCCCGGCACTCCTCGCGCAGCGCCGCCAGCTCGTCCCGGAAGCGGGCGGCCAGCCGCCCGGCCGGGCCCCGGCCGCCGAGCCGCTCGGCGGTCTCGACCAGGGTCGCGGCCAGGCCGTCGGTGTGCGGCGAGCCGGCCGCGAGCAGGCCGAAGTCGAGCTCCGGCAGGTCGGCGTCCAGGTCGAACAGCCCGGCGGGGGCGGGCGCGGAGGCGAACCAGGCGCGCCGG is part of the Kitasatospora cineracea genome and harbors:
- a CDS encoding acyl carrier protein, whose translation is MSAPAAESAAPATAEEIRGWIADRVAYYLQRPAEEIDPAVPLTEYGLDSVYAFALCGDIEDALHLSVDPTLVWDVNTVDALAAHLSGLARGR